aagtagaaaaaatatatataaatagatacgTGTGAGTAAGAGGAAATGCAAAACAGAAACACTTTCCTCCAGTATCTGTAAATATTGTCATTTATCAAAAGGTTATTTTATCCCATTTTATTCGTAAAATGTGAGAGCAGCACTAATGTCCTCAGCCACCAGTTGATATGACAGGATTGCTTGTCTTACTAAAGGTGGTGTTAGATATTTGTTCCCAAACAAAATTGCATTAATTTCAcaataatcaaatgaaattcAACCCTTGGATaagaaaaagtgaaaagaagCTTTAACCTCTTCTCACCTTCCCTCTGAAGATTTGCATACACTTCTTTATTCAAATCTACAAGGCCTCAAACGTTCCGTTGTGGTGGGGACTTTGCTCAATGAGCAATAGTAATatgaatgtgaaacaaaacaaatatcaatatattatgaataattattttaaacacaaataAGTACCACATTTAATCTTAAAACTGTGTTTAGTCATGTTGTTCAGGTTTATTGATGTGATATGGTTTCATATTGCACAGACAGAACATGATCTGGCTGGATAATTTGGATTTATAATCTCTAGGCTGGTGTAAGGGGCCTCAATTGatgttgatgggggggggggggggtcgaagAAGGGAGTAAAGAGAGGGGAGGACAGTAACAGTTGTGTAACTATCAAATTTAAGCTGTGACAAACTTGTTGTtacaatgaaaaataataaatgtgatatttaaggatgttataataataataaatataataattattttatatccATGAACAACTGAGGTTCTAACGTTAGTAAAGTCACAAACATGATGACGATGGACACACAACAAATGAACTGATCCTTCGACAAAATGCAAGAGCAGTAAATCCAGAGGATGGTGGACATTAGGAATCAGCCTATGAGACAAGAGCCAGGGAATGGTGCATCGTTGGTATACTGAGTGAGCAGCAAAGGACTTACTGGTTCTGTCCTTGAGATTCAGTCATGTGGAGGTTCTCTTTCTGAGAGTCTGTAGACCAAGGCAGCTTGTCTTTTCGACATACTCAGTTTGAAAAGGGCTTTGGTTTTTGCTATAATCCCTTTCAGCACATAAAGTTACTTTTGATCAGTGCAGTGTTACGTCTGTCTACTATCAAGTCACCGTTATGCTCATGAATATGTGTAAAAGAAGGACCAAAAACACAAGTCACAAGTGcgggagggaaagaaagaagtcTGGAGACATGGCCATGTGAGTGTCACTCTGTGTGAGGCCTTTGTTTTGTCTCCTTCAGGCCAGTGCGTTTGAGAGGGATGACGTTGCCCTGCCTCGCGTATCTGCTTTCTTCCACCAGGAGGCGCTGAAGCAGCAAACTGAGGCCGAGGCTATGCTGGGCTACCtggctgagagggggggggcaaatACTGCGGCAAAGATATCCAGGTGAGAAGTTTCAGGAAGGAAGagtttgtaattatttttcaaCCATTGCTCCATCAATGAtgtcaaaaaatcaaatcaaaaaggtTTCCGATTCAGTAACTCGAGATTTTGATTTTCAGCCCTTATATGGTAATTATCACGATAAGATGACTCCATCCATTAATGTCCTCTGATAGCCTCTTCTGAGGTGTGTTCACGGACCCTCTGGCCCACCATCGTGTGGCTACGTCCGCTAGCATCACCACTTCCGGGAGTGGACATTTCGGCTTAAAACATGGTTACACAAAATTCCACTACACTACTTACTAGACAAGGTTACCACACTATACACTATAATAAACGCTAGACATACATACAAGATACAAATGACAATATATAACTACACTGTTCTGTgcctatatatatttttttgttgttgctctaGTCACCTCGTAGCTGGTCGACCTGGTTCCAGACTCAGACTTTTTAAACTTTGATGGAggaaattaatgggaaatgaatATCTTAAATTTAGTAAATAGTTAATTAATCCAATAGTTTTCACCATGAAACTTTCCCAAATGATTACCTACATTCCAACAAGTGTAGCACAATTTTTCGGATGTTTTATGTGAAAGTTATTTGTagagaaaaaatatgaatatgtgttataaaattgaattgaattattgTGGCTAGATTACGAAGAATGGCCCCAGTAGGGTTGTGTTTTTACCCCTGAtcgttagttggttggttggttggttggctttTTAGTTAGTCTTGCCTGCCCAAAATTTTGTGgaagaatgggacatggaccaactcATAAAATGTTGACTCAGATCTTGGCAAAGAAGTCGATATAGGAATTATTTTATTACtttcttaatgaaaaaaaaccaGAAACATTTAGCGAAGTGAACTCTATGAGTGTGCGTAAACACTAGGTTTTAGTTGGTTGATGAGTTTATCTTGTTTCTTAGCTTATACTGTTGGGTTTGACATCTATAACAAGACATCACATATTCCAAGATGCATGTATGCTTCGTGGGTAAAATATTTAACTGTAAAGTAACCAGTCGTTCCAGCTGTTGGGTAAATGTACTAGTACTTTATAAATGGTTCTTAAGTGCAGTATTTGAGTAAGTGTACTGTGTAAAACATAGGTTagtcagaggtcagggtcaaGAGCATCTGTTGTCCACAGACACTTCAGCTGTGCGGGGGTGGGCTCGTCGGGGGCGTGCAGATGATCTGCTGTGAAGAGCTGATTTGTGGATCCATTTTGAGACAAAATTTATGATTTGAACTTTATCTGAGGGACAGAAGAGCTTCAGTCTGTAACTGCCTTCTCGTTTTACACCACCAGCAACCTCATGTTTCCCCTTAAATGTCCCATCAtgaggatttatttttcctcctgagCTATCCGTCATTTTGTCAGAGcaggtgtctctctgtctctctgtgtctcttttttttctccaaatggCAGAGATCTCATTTTGGAGCGAAGCACTTCATTTGGGCCGATGCAGGAGTGGGTGAGGGGGCTGGGTTAAGATACCAAGAGGCCAGAGGAGAaggtagagagggagggaggttaAACCCCTAAAGACCTGCCCCTGGCTCTGGCCGTAAGCCGGTTGGGtcgtacaccccccccccccaccagttcCGGAAAATTGGCGAGATTAATGCAGCGGCAGAGACTGTGGTCGCTGATGGTGTTTCCAGATGGCCAACAGCTTCGGCGGTGGCACTGGCGCGTCGCAGCGTGGCCTCCGACCACCGCCCCGGGTTTATGAGTCGTGTAAAATCGTTTCAGGACTGAGGCCCAGGCCCAGTCAGCAGCATTTTGGGACACCTCGTTATCCGTCTCTCTAGTGCAGGGTACCTAAGACAACACAATGTCTCAGAGTCCTTTTACTTCTCAGCTTGATTCAGCTTCACACTCCATTTCATGCAGTTACATTATGAAGCATCCTGTTGATTTGTGCATCCTGGcaattttatttttaggtcAAACAAATGACATGCTTAATATGGTCAGGAAACAAATCTAATCATTATGAGATTTATTGTCACTGCACTACAAGTAAAAGTGGGTCAAATCAGGCTGGTTTTCAATTGATTGTCAATTATGAAGAAAGTCTGTCAAccttcactttttcattgcAGCATGACAAAAAAGAAAGTTTATACTGTTTAAACTTCTGCAGGTATGTTGTAGGTGCATATCCTACCTTGTAGCCTTCAGTTCACCTCCCTGGGAGTGTGATTCACAACTCACACACCTTTCCCCCCATGTACAGTGGTCATATACATATCATAATcattcaaataattattttcagtAAAAGTTACTGTTCAATATTCAATAGCCCAAATTCCATCATGACCGGCTCAGTTTCAGTCTCCAATGTTTGAATTTCATACACAGAAACTCCAAGGCCAACGTTTGTCTTTCAATCATAAGGTTACATAAGTAAACTTTAAATTACTGCAAGAATTGGGAAGCTCCAGTGCTAAAACCTACTGAATCCGTCAATTGGCCGGGAGATTTAAAATTTTTTACTTGTTTGACAGATGAGGGTTGTCCAGAAAGTGATAACATGAAATCTTATCATGGCAGTTGTGTGTCTTTGATTGTCAGAAACCGGGCTATGAGGCGGTCTGTGCCGTGTTACCAGCtttggagctgctgctgctccagctcagaGAGGAGGCCGGCGCGCTGGTGGAGCTGAGCCAGCTGGCCCGCGAGCACGGGGACCCGCACACTGCCAGCGTTGTGAAGAGCCACTTCTTGGCGCCGCGGGTTGACCGTCTCAAACTATTAGGCGACCTGCTCACCAGTGCCCGTCGGATCGGCTGCACCAGTGACCAAACGAGAGGGTTTGGGGAGTATATCCTGAATGAGCTTCAGGAAGAACTCACCAGATGATCAATCTGCTTCACCTTAAAGGAGGACATGGCTGGTATACTGAATGATACTCGTCGCCTCTGAATAGAAATCTGACATTTTGTGTGATATTTCAGGAGCTGCATTTTTGCTCAGTGCAGAAATAAGTCCAGAAGGTGTTTAGCCTAGCTTAAAGCAAAGACTGAAAGCAGGGGGGATTGTTAGCCTATCTCCATAAAAGTTGAAAAATGTATATCCATGccaaatttattttaattacattgcttatatatatatatatatttttggctcTCTTTTGTGGTAGCTAAGTGAATATAATGTAAATTTTTCCAA
Above is a genomic segment from Pleuronectes platessa chromosome 7, fPlePla1.1, whole genome shotgun sequence containing:
- the zgc:172145 gene encoding LOW QUALITY PROTEIN: ferritin light chain, oocyte isoform-like (The sequence of the model RefSeq protein was modified relative to this genomic sequence to represent the inferred CDS: deleted 2 bases in 1 codon), encoding MRSIFRSLSSQPVPVQGQRSVCPGGDMAEPPGKKLKSSLPQCRAHPSRFAYTSLFKSTRPQTFRCVSLCVRPLFCLLQASAFERDDVALPRVSAFFHQEALKQQTEAEAMLGYLAERGGKYCGKDIQKPGYEAVCAVLPALELLLLQLREEAGALVELSQLAREHGDPHTASVVKSHFLAPRVDRLKLLGDLLTSARRIGCTSDQTRGFGEYILNELQEELTR